One Gemmatimonadaceae bacterium genomic region harbors:
- a CDS encoding DUF305 domain-containing protein, translated as MNPLQTRGLAALALLVPLALGCSAEKKPTADTTATANSMAGMAGMSGMDAPVTIPKGAIFTAADVHFMQGMIAHHAQAIFMSRLAASHGANPRLLRFANKIDQSQMAEIKLMQDWLVANGQTAPDTSSYHHVMMAGMLTAEQIKTLEAANGAQFDKHFLTMMIQHHEGALKMVADLNASPGAAQDIDVSVFSNDVFTVQTAEIGLMRQMLEQAPATP; from the coding sequence GTGAACCCGCTCCAGACCCGCGGCCTTGCCGCGCTCGCCCTCCTCGTCCCTCTGGCCCTCGGTTGTTCGGCTGAGAAGAAACCCACCGCCGACACCACGGCCACTGCGAACAGCATGGCCGGAATGGCCGGCATGTCAGGCATGGACGCGCCCGTCACCATCCCCAAGGGCGCCATTTTTACCGCTGCCGACGTGCACTTCATGCAGGGCATGATTGCCCATCACGCGCAGGCCATCTTCATGTCACGCCTGGCGGCGTCGCACGGGGCCAACCCGCGCCTGCTGCGTTTCGCCAACAAGATTGACCAGTCGCAGATGGCGGAGATCAAGCTCATGCAGGACTGGCTCGTGGCAAACGGGCAGACGGCGCCCGACACGTCGTCGTATCATCACGTGATGATGGCGGGCATGTTGACGGCGGAACAGATCAAGACGCTGGAAGCGGCGAACGGTGCGCAGTTCGATAAGCACTTTCTCACCATGATGATCCAGCATCACGAAGGCGCGCTCAAGATGGTGGCCGACCTCAATGCCTCGCCTGGTGCGGCACAGGATATCGACGTGTCTGTGTTTTCGAATGATGTGTTTACCGTGCAGACCGCCGAGATCGGATTGATGCGCCAGATGCTTGAACAAGCGCCCGCCACACCCTGA